A region from the Bos indicus isolate NIAB-ARS_2022 breed Sahiwal x Tharparkar chromosome 14, NIAB-ARS_B.indTharparkar_mat_pri_1.0, whole genome shotgun sequence genome encodes:
- the LOC139186874 gene encoding NUAK family SNF1-like kinase 2 isoform X1, with protein MVLRDLKLGNLFLDANNNVKISNFVFNNQWPPGKKIDTFCGSPVFMAPELLLGMPYTGPEVDACSLGGVLYTMQQETRSQGRRPESLPCPDPAQRRGPSPLA; from the exons ATGGTGCTCAGGGACTTGAAGCTGGGCAACCTCTTCCTCGATGCCAACAACAACGTCAAGATCTCCAACTTCGTCTTTAACAACCAGTGGCCCCCAGGAAAGAAGATAGACACTTTCTGCGGCAGTCCCGTGTTCATGGCCCCAGAACTCCTCCTGGGGATGCCTTACACAGGCCCAGAGGTGGATGCATGTAGCCTCGGCGGTGTCCTGTACACCATG CAGCAGGAAACCAGGAGTCAAGGGAGAAGACCAGAGAGCCTGCCATGCCCCGACCCTGCCCAGAGGCGAGGACCGTCACCCCTAGCCTAG
- the LOC139186874 gene encoding NUAK family SNF1-like kinase 2 isoform X2 has product MVLRDLKLGNLFLDANNNVKISNFVFNNQWPPGKKIDTFCGSPVFMAPELLLGMPYTGPEVDACSLGGVLYTMQETRSQGRRPESLPCPDPAQRRGPSPLA; this is encoded by the exons ATGGTGCTCAGGGACTTGAAGCTGGGCAACCTCTTCCTCGATGCCAACAACAACGTCAAGATCTCCAACTTCGTCTTTAACAACCAGTGGCCCCCAGGAAAGAAGATAGACACTTTCTGCGGCAGTCCCGTGTTCATGGCCCCAGAACTCCTCCTGGGGATGCCTTACACAGGCCCAGAGGTGGATGCATGTAGCCTCGGCGGTGTCCTGTACACCATG CAGGAAACCAGGAGTCAAGGGAGAAGACCAGAGAGCCTGCCATGCCCCGACCCTGCCCAGAGGCGAGGACCGTCACCCCTAGCCTAG